The Sinomicrobium kalidii genome contains a region encoding:
- a CDS encoding cupin domain-containing protein — MKASERKSEVFFTSAGTAWEKVDNGIERQFVGYDDRIMMVKVKFEKGAVGYVHNHYHSQATYVASGVFKITVEGKDKILREGDGFFIASNVPHGAECLEDGMLIDVFSPAREDFLK, encoded by the coding sequence ATGAAAGCGTCAGAACGTAAAAGTGAAGTGTTCTTTACATCGGCCGGAACGGCCTGGGAAAAGGTGGACAACGGCATAGAACGTCAGTTCGTAGGCTATGACGACCGGATCATGATGGTAAAGGTGAAATTCGAAAAAGGCGCTGTGGGATATGTGCATAACCATTATCATTCACAGGCAACTTATGTGGCTTCCGGTGTTTTTAAAATAACCGTAGAGGGAAAAGACAAGATCCTCCGGGAAGGAGATGGTTTTTTTATTGCTTCCAATGTCCCTCACGGGGCCGAATGCCTTGAAGACGGGATGCTTATCGATGTATTTAGCCCGGCGAGGGAAGATTTTTTAAAATAG
- a CDS encoding heavy metal translocating P-type ATPase, giving the protein MKHTYKITGMSCTGCKNHVEGILQKVEGVTGVIVDLEKEEAEVEMDNHVSLEKLQKAFEDDGGHYGIELPRHDKGHENRSCCSSGKDSHTLHHRKADEKTSGSGSGVYYCPMHCEGDKTYDKPGSCPVCGMDLVEAPSLAKKKTKYTCPMHPEVVKDEPGSCPICGMDLVPVEADEEEEDETYKKLLRKFKIAVVFTLPVFLIAMSEMLPGDPLAKLMPWKYWNWVQFALSLPVVFYATWMFFERAYRSVVTWNLNMFTLIGIGAGVAWLFSLAGLLFPGVFPDQFKSHSGTVYVYFEAATVILTLVLLGQLLEARAHGKTNSSIKELLKLAPNNATKIVNGKEQVVNVESVNKGDLLKVRPGEKIPVDGVVKEGGSAVDESMISGEPIPVDKKAGDKVSSGTINGNSSFVMIAEKVGSETLLSQIIEMVNTASRSRAPIQKLADRISGYFVPIVVLIAVITFIVWAVYGPQPAYVFAFVNAIAVLIIACPCALGLATPMSVMVGVGKGAQSGVLIKNAEALERMNKIDVVIIDKTGTVTEGKPSVEKVVATGEPDESNVLRKTVSLNNHSEHPLAQATMRYAEEKGITPGPVTDFESVTGKGVIAHVEPHGHGAQTKLEQGNKVLLALGNEKLMEQVGTEIPSEVKKKVKEEQQQGKTVSYLSEDGKVLGFVVISDKIKETSRDAIRKLQDEGLEVVMLTGDNEDTARAVSETLNLNGFKAQMLPEDKQKEVKYLQASGKKVAMAGDGINDAPALAQADIGIAMGTGTDVAIESAEITLVKGDLRGIAKARMLSHKVMRNIKENLFFALAYNTLGIPVAAGVLYPFFGLLLSPMIAALAMSFSSVSVIANSLRLRTAKIE; this is encoded by the coding sequence ATGAAACATACGTATAAAATAACGGGAATGTCCTGCACGGGGTGCAAAAACCATGTGGAAGGCATTTTGCAGAAAGTAGAAGGCGTTACCGGGGTGATCGTTGACCTGGAAAAGGAAGAAGCAGAGGTGGAGATGGATAATCACGTTTCCCTGGAAAAATTACAAAAGGCTTTTGAAGACGACGGAGGGCACTATGGAATAGAGCTCCCCCGGCATGATAAAGGTCATGAAAACCGTAGTTGCTGCAGTTCCGGAAAGGACAGTCATACCTTACATCACCGGAAAGCAGACGAAAAAACATCGGGCAGCGGAAGCGGGGTTTATTATTGCCCCATGCATTGTGAAGGAGACAAAACATATGATAAGCCCGGCAGTTGTCCGGTTTGCGGAATGGACCTGGTGGAAGCACCTTCACTGGCAAAGAAAAAGACAAAATATACCTGCCCCATGCACCCTGAAGTGGTGAAGGACGAGCCCGGTTCCTGCCCTATATGCGGTATGGACCTGGTGCCGGTGGAAGCAGATGAGGAAGAAGAGGACGAAACCTATAAAAAACTGCTCCGGAAATTTAAGATTGCCGTGGTTTTTACGCTTCCCGTGTTTTTAATTGCCATGTCCGAAATGTTGCCCGGCGACCCATTGGCAAAGCTGATGCCGTGGAAATACTGGAATTGGGTACAGTTTGCGCTTTCGCTTCCTGTAGTGTTCTATGCCACCTGGATGTTTTTCGAAAGGGCATACCGGTCGGTAGTGACCTGGAATTTAAACATGTTTACATTAATCGGTATCGGTGCCGGGGTGGCCTGGTTGTTTAGTCTGGCGGGACTGTTATTTCCCGGGGTATTTCCCGATCAGTTCAAATCCCACAGCGGAACGGTTTACGTATATTTTGAAGCGGCAACGGTGATATTGACATTGGTCTTGCTGGGACAGTTACTGGAAGCCAGGGCCCACGGAAAAACCAATTCTTCTATAAAGGAATTATTGAAGCTGGCCCCTAATAACGCTACGAAAATAGTGAACGGAAAGGAACAGGTGGTTAATGTGGAATCAGTAAACAAAGGGGATCTCTTAAAAGTAAGGCCGGGCGAAAAAATTCCGGTGGACGGTGTTGTTAAAGAGGGGGGAAGCGCTGTTGACGAATCCATGATATCGGGTGAACCGATTCCGGTAGATAAAAAAGCAGGCGACAAGGTAAGTTCGGGGACCATAAACGGGAACAGCAGCTTTGTAATGATAGCCGAAAAAGTAGGTTCGGAAACGCTGCTTTCGCAAATTATAGAAATGGTAAATACGGCCAGCAGGTCCAGGGCGCCCATACAGAAACTGGCAGACCGTATATCGGGATATTTTGTACCTATTGTAGTGTTGATTGCTGTAATTACTTTTATTGTCTGGGCTGTTTACGGGCCACAGCCCGCTTATGTATTTGCCTTCGTAAATGCCATAGCTGTACTTATTATTGCCTGTCCGTGTGCACTGGGGCTGGCAACGCCCATGTCGGTGATGGTAGGTGTGGGCAAAGGGGCGCAGTCGGGGGTATTGATCAAGAATGCAGAGGCGTTGGAACGTATGAATAAAATCGATGTGGTCATAATCGATAAGACGGGGACGGTCACCGAGGGAAAACCGTCGGTGGAAAAGGTAGTAGCAACAGGAGAACCGGATGAAAGTAATGTCTTGCGGAAAACAGTTTCCCTGAACAATCACAGCGAACACCCCCTGGCGCAGGCCACTATGCGGTATGCTGAAGAAAAAGGAATAACACCCGGCCCGGTAACGGATTTCGAATCTGTCACCGGAAAAGGGGTCATTGCCCATGTGGAGCCCCACGGCCATGGGGCTCAAACAAAACTGGAACAGGGCAACAAGGTCTTATTAGCCCTTGGTAATGAAAAACTGATGGAACAGGTAGGTACGGAAATCCCTTCGGAGGTGAAAAAAAAGGTGAAGGAAGAACAACAACAGGGCAAAACCGTGTCCTATCTTTCGGAAGACGGCAAGGTCCTCGGTTTTGTGGTGATTTCAGACAAGATCAAGGAAACCAGCAGGGATGCCATTAGGAAATTACAGGATGAAGGACTCGAAGTGGTGATGCTGACCGGAGATAATGAAGATACGGCCAGGGCTGTAAGTGAAACCCTGAACCTGAACGGTTTTAAAGCCCAGATGTTACCGGAAGACAAGCAAAAGGAAGTAAAATACTTACAGGCCTCCGGCAAAAAAGTGGCAATGGCGGGTGATGGTATTAACGACGCCCCCGCACTGGCACAGGCCGATATAGGTATAGCTATGGGTACGGGAACCGATGTAGCGATAGAAAGTGCGGAGATAACCCTGGTGAAAGGCGATCTGCGGGGTATAGCCAAGGCGCGGATGCTGAGTCATAAGGTGATGCGGAATATAAAGGAAAACCTGTTTTTTGCACTGGCCTATAACACCCTGGGGATTCCTGTGGCGGCCGGAGTGCTGTACCCGTTTTTCGGACTGTTACTTTCCCCGATGATCGCCGCCCTGGCCATGAGTTTCAGTTCGGTATCGGTGATTGCCAATTCGCTTCGGCTGCGGACTGCGAAAATCGAATAG
- a CDS encoding four helix bundle protein: MRERLKRFTLNILELSEEIPVTPRGKAINYQIVKSGTSMYVNYRVALRGRSKREFYSKLSIVVEETDETEAWLDLLIWSPVFLKRMMSRIYIKNAENS; the protein is encoded by the coding sequence ATAAGAGAACGGCTAAAAAGGTTTACTTTAAATATACTTGAGCTTTCGGAGGAAATACCGGTAACACCCCGGGGGAAGGCGATCAACTATCAGATAGTTAAATCGGGGACTTCCATGTATGTTAACTACAGGGTTGCGCTGAGAGGCAGGTCTAAAAGGGAATTTTATAGTAAGTTGTCCATTGTTGTGGAAGAGACGGATGAAACGGAAGCATGGCTTGACTTATTAATATGGAGTCCGGTATTCTTAAAAAGGATGATGTCACGGATATATATAAAGAATGCGGAGAACTCTTAA
- a CDS encoding helix-turn-helix domain-containing protein → MKLYIKNMVCSRCKMIVRAELEKLGLQPVSVELGEVELSGEIAGDQKKEIEAALKVYGFTLIDDKRSRIIEKIKNLIVALVHESKEEIPRVNLSDYLSEKLHHDYTYISNLFTQIEGTTIEKYYIAQKIERVKELLVYDESSLSEIAYQLHYSSVAHLSSQFKKVTGLTPSHFKRLGERKRKPLEEL, encoded by the coding sequence ATGAAACTGTACATCAAAAATATGGTCTGCAGCCGCTGTAAGATGATCGTGCGGGCGGAACTGGAAAAGCTGGGATTGCAACCTGTCTCGGTAGAACTGGGAGAAGTGGAGTTGTCCGGGGAAATTGCCGGGGATCAAAAGAAGGAAATAGAAGCGGCATTAAAAGTGTATGGTTTTACCCTGATTGACGATAAGAGGAGCAGAATTATTGAAAAAATAAAGAACCTTATTGTAGCACTTGTGCATGAGTCCAAGGAAGAGATACCAAGGGTGAATCTGTCGGATTACCTGAGCGAAAAACTGCATCACGATTATACCTATATCAGTAACCTGTTCACCCAGATAGAAGGGACGACAATCGAAAAATATTACATAGCACAGAAGATAGAACGCGTCAAGGAACTGCTGGTTTATGATGAATCGTCGCTGAGTGAGATCGCCTATCAGCTGCATTATTCCAGTGTGGCCCATCTGAGCAGTCAGTTTAAAAAAGTGACCGGACTGACGCCTTCACATTTTAAACGGCTCGGGGAGCGGAAACGAAAGCCTTTGGAAGAGTTGTAG
- a CDS encoding DUF3347 domain-containing protein, with amino-acid sequence MKNRLVIATLALATMTGVYSCKQEKKKETIKTVERNHEDHSSHEKKTRHKETAGSITFKDDKINNAYGHYIHVKTALVNTDAKEAKNGAGMLIKALAEVENGEKATDFAKKIEAADDVEKQRQAFSGLSGEFAKMVDGQIASGTVYKQYCPMAFDFEGGYWLSSEEEIRNPYFGDKMLDCGEVKERLN; translated from the coding sequence ATGAAAAACAGATTAGTTATCGCAACACTGGCCCTGGCCACCATGACCGGTGTTTATTCCTGTAAACAGGAGAAGAAGAAAGAAACCATCAAGACCGTGGAACGAAACCACGAAGACCATTCCTCACATGAAAAGAAAACACGTCATAAGGAAACGGCAGGCAGCATTACGTTTAAAGACGATAAAATAAATAATGCCTACGGACATTACATCCATGTAAAAACCGCCCTGGTCAATACCGATGCCAAAGAAGCAAAGAACGGCGCGGGAATGCTGATAAAAGCACTTGCCGAAGTGGAAAACGGAGAAAAAGCGACAGATTTTGCCAAAAAAATAGAGGCTGCAGACGATGTGGAAAAACAACGTCAGGCCTTTTCCGGACTGTCTGGCGAGTTTGCTAAAATGGTAGACGGACAGATAGCCTCCGGTACGGTTTACAAACAGTACTGCCCCATGGCATTCGATTTCGAAGGAGGGTACTGGTTATCTTCCGAAGAAGAAATACGTAACCCGTATTTTGGAGATAAAATGCTGGATTGCGGAGAAGTAAAAGAAAGATTGAACTAG
- a CDS encoding efflux RND transporter periplasmic adaptor subunit — protein MKTKNKNTWIMAGVLILGFLLGWLVFGGSGKTGENHVHGEESGVAEIWTCSMHPQIRQNEPGKCPICGMDLIPLDKGGGGDPAVVEMSENAVKLANIQTVMVGKKAAEKVIRLNGKVVPDERKVYTQTTHISGRIERLTVNFTGERVGRGQTLAVVYSPDLVTAQEELLQAYAIKDAQPELFEAAKQKLRNWKIGESRINTIISNQSTIQHFPIGADVNGIVIEKKVEPGDYVERGMPLYEIADLTRVWVLFDIYESEMVWIKEGSKVNYTIASLPGETFEGVISFIDPLINAQTRVATARVEISNKDERLKPGMFASGEIQIMPGSAAQEEIAIPETAVLWTGERSVVYVKETTGNKVGFKLREITLGPSLGNAYVVKSGLREGDEIVVNGAFTVDAAAQLAGKPSMMNPEGGDAGTGHHHGTAPENNTNGNPPVKMKISEEGKAAVEKVMKAYMKLKNALVNDDKTIAQQRLESVKSAVTSVDMSLFEGAAHKHWMVVRNELNENAESMNKATDIKAMRQYFKPFSETMIRMANAFGPFSVTLYVQHCPMADSDKGANWLSLSDDIRNPYFGNKMLKCGEVTSEIK, from the coding sequence ATGAAAACAAAAAACAAAAATACATGGATCATGGCAGGGGTCCTGATCCTTGGCTTCCTGCTGGGGTGGCTGGTTTTTGGCGGAAGCGGGAAGACCGGAGAAAACCACGTACACGGAGAAGAAAGCGGGGTTGCCGAAATATGGACCTGTTCCATGCACCCGCAGATCAGGCAGAACGAACCCGGAAAATGCCCCATATGCGGTATGGACCTTATCCCTCTGGATAAAGGAGGAGGGGGAGATCCTGCCGTGGTGGAAATGAGTGAAAATGCCGTGAAACTGGCCAATATCCAGACGGTGATGGTAGGCAAAAAGGCAGCGGAAAAAGTCATTCGCCTCAACGGAAAAGTCGTGCCGGACGAACGCAAGGTGTATACGCAGACGACGCATATTTCCGGCAGGATTGAACGGCTGACCGTAAACTTTACGGGCGAAAGGGTCGGAAGAGGACAAACACTCGCCGTAGTCTATTCCCCCGACCTGGTGACTGCACAGGAAGAGTTATTACAGGCTTATGCCATAAAAGACGCCCAGCCCGAACTGTTTGAAGCGGCAAAACAAAAGCTGCGCAACTGGAAGATCGGTGAGTCACGGATCAATACGATTATCAGTAACCAGAGTACCATACAGCATTTCCCTATAGGAGCGGATGTCAACGGTATCGTTATTGAAAAGAAAGTGGAACCGGGCGACTATGTGGAGCGGGGCATGCCGCTTTACGAAATAGCCGACCTTACCCGGGTGTGGGTACTTTTCGATATCTATGAGAGTGAAATGGTTTGGATAAAAGAAGGCAGTAAAGTGAATTACACGATAGCATCCCTGCCGGGAGAAACATTTGAGGGAGTTATTTCGTTTATAGACCCGTTAATAAATGCACAGACCAGGGTAGCTACCGCCCGGGTGGAAATTTCGAATAAGGACGAAAGGTTAAAACCCGGGATGTTTGCTTCCGGGGAAATACAGATCATGCCCGGTTCGGCAGCACAGGAAGAGATCGCCATACCGGAGACTGCAGTACTGTGGACAGGCGAGCGTTCGGTGGTATATGTGAAGGAGACGACAGGAAATAAGGTAGGGTTTAAACTTCGTGAAATCACACTTGGCCCGTCCCTGGGGAATGCCTATGTTGTAAAATCAGGGCTTCGGGAAGGAGATGAAATTGTAGTGAACGGTGCTTTTACTGTCGATGCGGCAGCACAACTGGCAGGAAAACCCAGCATGATGAACCCGGAAGGAGGAGATGCCGGTACAGGTCATCATCACGGAACTGCTCCGGAAAATAACACTAATGGTAATCCCCCTGTTAAAATGAAAATTTCCGAAGAGGGCAAAGCCGCCGTGGAAAAGGTAATGAAAGCCTATATGAAGCTGAAAAATGCATTGGTCAATGATGATAAGACTATCGCTCAACAGCGCCTGGAATCCGTAAAATCTGCTGTTACATCTGTAGACATGTCCCTTTTCGAAGGAGCTGCTCACAAGCACTGGATGGTTGTTCGGAATGAACTGAACGAAAATGCGGAAAGCATGAACAAGGCTACGGACATTAAGGCAATGAGGCAGTATTTTAAACCATTTTCGGAAACCATGATCCGGATGGCCAATGCTTTCGGACCGTTTTCCGTAACTTTATATGTACAACACTGTCCGATGGCCGATTCGGATAAAGGAGCGAACTGGTTAAGCCTGTCCGATGATATACGCAATCCGTATTTTGGAAATAAAATGCTGAAGTGCGGGGAAGTAACAAGTGAAATAAAATAA
- a CDS encoding TolC family protein: protein MKKVIWILCSLVLCTKMTAQSLEDYLQTAAENNPEVRASYAEFEAAMQKAPQVSSLPDPTLTVSAFGKMIETRLGRQEAKFSLMQMFPWFGTLKAQKDAATLMAEAAFQNYLDVREELFMKVKSVYAEMYELQQTIKFQEENMEVLNTFRELALSGFRNGKAAMVDVVRVDMKRNEVETEIALLKDKKTSVRYRFNALLNADHNNLVAFPEKLPAPKAPFVESEEKDSLFAGHPRMLQLDKRTASFEAQKTAAVKQGLPMLGLGLDYSVISKRTDMTPGHNGQDAIMPMLSVSLPIFRKKYKARVKEAEFLAESAKHEKVSVQNRLRADYEMAVYDLKKAEQRIALYGKQLESTGQAIKLLLSAYSNSGGDFEEVLRMQQEKLLYQTARATAEKDRFIAQAKKNYLLAK from the coding sequence ATGAAAAAGGTTATTTGGATACTTTGCAGTTTGGTGCTGTGCACAAAGATGACAGCACAGTCGCTGGAAGATTATTTACAGACCGCTGCGGAAAATAATCCGGAGGTCCGGGCTTCTTATGCCGAATTTGAGGCTGCGATGCAGAAAGCACCACAGGTAAGCAGCCTGCCCGATCCTACACTTACCGTAAGTGCCTTTGGAAAAATGATAGAGACACGGCTGGGAAGACAGGAAGCAAAGTTTTCCCTGATGCAGATGTTCCCCTGGTTCGGGACATTGAAAGCGCAAAAGGACGCGGCGACTTTAATGGCCGAAGCCGCTTTCCAGAATTACCTCGATGTCCGGGAAGAACTCTTTATGAAGGTGAAATCCGTATATGCCGAAATGTACGAATTGCAGCAAACCATAAAATTCCAGGAAGAAAATATGGAAGTACTGAATACGTTCCGGGAACTGGCACTATCCGGCTTTCGCAATGGAAAAGCAGCGATGGTGGATGTGGTACGGGTAGATATGAAACGGAATGAAGTGGAAACGGAAATAGCGCTTTTAAAGGATAAGAAAACTTCCGTCCGGTATCGTTTTAATGCCCTTCTGAATGCAGACCATAACAACCTGGTGGCTTTTCCTGAAAAACTTCCTGCCCCGAAAGCACCTTTTGTGGAAAGTGAGGAAAAAGACAGCCTTTTTGCCGGACATCCCCGGATGTTGCAACTGGATAAACGTACAGCTTCGTTCGAGGCACAAAAAACGGCCGCGGTAAAACAGGGATTGCCCATGCTGGGACTGGGGCTGGATTATTCCGTGATCAGCAAAAGAACGGACATGACCCCCGGACACAACGGGCAGGATGCCATTATGCCCATGCTCTCCGTAAGCCTGCCCATTTTCAGAAAAAAGTATAAGGCCAGGGTAAAAGAGGCGGAATTCCTTGCGGAATCGGCAAAGCATGAGAAAGTATCGGTACAAAACCGGCTGCGGGCCGATTATGAAATGGCCGTATACGACCTGAAAAAAGCCGAACAGCGTATAGCTTTGTACGGCAAACAGCTGGAAAGTACCGGGCAGGCCATTAAACTTCTGCTGTCGGCTTACAGTAATTCGGGGGGCGATTTTGAAGAAGTCCTCCGTATGCAGCAGGAAAAATTGCTGTATCAGACAGCAAGGGCCACAGCAGAAAAGGACCGTTTTATAGCACAGGCCAAGAAAAATTATTTATTGGCAAAATAA